The sequence below is a genomic window from Corynebacterium afermentans subsp. afermentans.
CGCCATACCTGCGATGAGGCCGTAGATGGCGGTGTGGTGGCGGCCGGTCTGGATGGCGGTGGGAAGCAGTTTGTCCAGGCTGACAAACACCATGATCCCGGCGATGGCGGCGTAGGCCACGCCGAGCGTCTCCGGGCCCAGGAACGGGCGAAGCAACAGGAACCCGATAAGAGCACCCAACGGCTCGGCCAACCCGGACAGCGTGGCCCAGCCGGCGGCCTTCCACTTCTGCCCGGTGGCCTGCCGTAGCGGCACCGCCACGGCCACACCTTCCGGGATGTTGTGGATGGCGATCGCGATAGCAATCGGAAGGCCCAGCGCAGGATCTTCAAGCGCCGCGATGAAGGAGGCGAACCCCTCCGGGAAGTTGTGCACCGCGATGGCTAACCCGGTAACCACGCCGACATTGCGCATGGTTTTTCCGCCCGAAGGGTCTTCGTGTGGATTGATCTCTTCGGGCACGAACCTGTCAATCAACGCGATGACGGCGATGCCCGCGAAGAACGCGACGGTGCCCCACACTTGCGCCCTGTCGTCGCCCCCGAGCGAGGCGACCCCCTCCGGCAGCAGCTCCACCAGCGAGATGTAGACCATCACGCCGGCGGAAAATCCCAACGAAGCAGCGAGGAACTTGTCGCTGGGGTTGCGCTTGAGCGCCACAAGCAGGCCGCCGAGGCCGGTGGAAAGGCCGGCGAAGAGCGAGAGCCCGAACGCAAGCGCAACATTCATGCGGGTAACTCTAGCCCCTAGTTGCCCTACTGGGCGCTAGCGGGCGGACGCCCAATCGCCGCCGAGACGGGCTTGCCCCACTTGACCAGATCCTGCGTCATATCGTCGTGCGGGATCTGCGCTTCGATGACCACGGGGCGACGGGTGTTTTCGCTGGCGATGCGAAGCGCCTGGCGAAGCTCGCCGGCAGTGGTGGCGGTGATGCCGATGCCCTCGCCGTCGCCCGCGTTGAATGCGCTGACCAGGCCTGCGTAGTCCCAGTTCTTGTAATAGTTGTATGGGCCCTCGTGCAGGGCGGATTCGATGACGTAGCCCTTGTTGTTCACCACGATGACGGTGATGTTGTCCTCGTAGCGGATCATGTTGCACACCTCTTGGGCGGTGAGCTGGAATGAGCCGTCGCCGACCATGAGGATCGTGTGGTGCTCGTTGCCTTTAGCTATGGCGTATCCGTGGGCGGAAGGCACCGACCAGCCGATGGCGCCCCACTGCATCTCAATCTCAAAGCCCGCGCCGCCTGGCAGCTGCATGTGCATCCCGTTGAACCAGGAGTCGCCGGTTTCAGCGAACAGCGTGGAATCGGCGCTGATCAGCTCGTTGATCTGGTGCACCATCTCGGCGCGGGTGAGCGGAGCCGAATCCTCTGCAGGGGTGTAGTCGGCCGCCTCACCGGTGATGTCGTCCCGGTTGTATTGGTCGAGTGTGGCGGTGTTGCGCTCCACCTTTGCCTCGAGTGCCTCCAGCACAGCGGCGATAGGCAGGTTAGTGTACTTTGCGCCCGGCGTGGTCACGCCGTCCTCGGCAACGGCGATGTAGCCGGAGTCGTTCGGCACCGTGGTCGTCCAACCCACCGTGGAGTAATCCGTGAACATCGGGCCCGCAGCCAACACGCAATCGGCAAGGTCCACCATGGCCTCTGCACCTGGAGCGGAGGAATTGCCCAAGTAGTGGCCGATGAATTGCGGGTGATCCTCCGGGAAGAAGCTCTTGGCGTTCGGCTGCACGGCCACCGCGCATCCGATGGTCTCCGCCACACGTTTGAAAGCGTCGATGGCACCGTACGGGCGCAGGTGCGGGCCGGCAAGCAGGAGCGGTTTTTCCGCAGCGTTGATTCGCTCGGCGATCTCGGATGCCGCCCGCTCGACCGCCTCCTGGTCGTAGTCGACCTCCCACGCACGCTCGAACGTTCTCGGCTGCGGGTCCGCGCACTCGGCGTCCGCCAAGTTGGAAGCGATCTCGATGTAGCACGGTTTGGATTCGCGCAGGGCGGTGGCGATGGCGTCGTCGATAAGCGACGGTGCCTCCTCGGCGGTGAGGATGCGAACCGTCTTGCAGGTGACGGGGCGGAACATCTCCTCTTGGTAGGAGTAATCCGTCGTGCCGATGGTGTGGTGCAGGAAGCGGCCGGACGCCTCGTCGTTAGTGTTGTAGCCGGCGGAGATGAAGATCATGGGCAGGCGTTCCGCGTACGCGCCGGCGACGCCGTTGAGCGCGGAGAATGCGCCTACGTTGAAGGTGATCACACAGGCGGAGGCGCCGTTTGCGCGGGCGTAGCCCTCGGCGGCGTAGGCGGCGTTGAGCTCGTTGGTGCAGCTCATCATCTTCAGGTTGTCGTTCTTCAGCAGCTCATCCAGCAGTTGCAGGTTATAGTCACCCGGAACCTGGAAGTAGTGGTCCAGGCCGATTTGCTCAAGTCGGGTGGCCAGGTAGTGGCCGACGGTGGTAGTCATGGTTGCCTTTCTGTAGGACCGTTGGATCACCCACGGTATGCAACACCCGTATTGATAGCACCATAATCTTGGCGACTCCCCCGCTTCATTGTGACGCGCACAACAAACCCCCGCCACGGTGTGTGACGGGGGTTGAAGGTGGGCCCTGCGGGGATCGAACCCGCGACCTGCGGATTAAAAGTCCGTAGCTCTACCAACTGAGCTAAAGGCCCGCGGGGGCTAATGGTAGCCCGTGGGCCCATTAGCCCGGAAATCGGGGCTGGCTTAGTCCTGCTTCAGCATGGTGCCGGTCTCTTCCATGCGCAGGTGGAAGTCGAAGGCGTGGCGCAGATCGTGCGGGGTTGCCTGGTACTTGCACTTGGAAGCGAGCTCGACGTACTCCTCCAGCAGCGGGCGGTACGACGGGTGGGCGATGGAGATCATCTTGGCCACGCGGTCACGCGGTGCGAGACCGCGCAGGTCGGCCACGCCGTACTCGGTGATGAAGACCATGGCGTCGTGCTCGTTGTGGTCGATGTGGGACGCGAACGGGACGATGGCAGAAATCGCGCCGTCCTTCGCCACCGACGGGGAGATGAAGGAGGAGATGTAGGCGTTGCGCGTGAAGTCGCCGGAGCCGCCCAGCGCGTTCATCAGACGGGAGCCGTTGATGTGGGTGGAGTTGGCGTTGCCGTAGATGTCCGCCTCGATCATGCCGTTGGACGCGATCAGGCCGGTGCGGCGGATGACCTCCGGGTGGTTGGAGATGGACTGCGGGCGCAGGATGATGGACTCGCGGTAGCGCGACGCCTCGCTGTTCATCTTCTCCGCGTACTCCGGCGACAGGGAGAACGAGGTCGCGGACGCCACGGTCATCTTGCCGGCGTCGATGAGGTCGACCATGCCGTCCTGGATCACCTCGGTGTAGGCCTGGATGTTCTCAAACTTGGAGTCCATCAGGCCCGCCATCACGGCGTTGGGGACGTTGCCCACGCCGGACTGCATGACGTAGCCGTCGTAGGCCAGGCGGCCGGCTTTGACCTCGTTTTCGAGGAAGTCCAGGAAGTTGCCGGCGATCTGCTCGGAGATCTCGTCCGGCGCCTTGAACGGGGCGTTGCGGTCGGGCGCATCCGTCTTAACCACGGCGATGACCTTCTCCGGGTCGATCTCGATGTAGGTGGTGCCGATACGGTCGCCGCACTTGGTGATCGGGATCGGGATGCGGTTCGGCAGCGGCGGCACGGTCCAGATGTCGTGCATGCCCTCGAGCTCCTCGGACTGCCACTCGTTGACCTCGATGATGATCTTCTTCGCGGCGTTGAGGAACTCCACGGAGTTGCCCACCGAGGAAGACGGGACGATGTTGCCCTCTTCGGTGATGCGCACGGCCTCGACGATGGCCAGGTCCACCTCGCCGAAGAAGCCCTGCTCAACCAGCATGCCGGAGTGCGACAGGTGGATGTCCTGGAACTTCATCTCGCCGGCGTTGATCTTTTTACGCATGGTCGGGTCGGACTGGTATGGCATGCGGTAGCGCAGCGCACCAGCCTCTGCCAGCACACCGTCGCACTCCGGGGCCGTGGAGGCGCCGGTGTACATGTCGATGGAGAAGTCCTGGCCCTTGTCGTGGGCGGCCTTCGCCTTCTCCGCAATCGCGGCCGGCAGGGCCTTGGGGTAGCCGGCGCCGGTGAAGCCGGAGGTGCCGACCTTGTCGCCGTGGTTGACAAACTGGACGGCCTCTTCGGCGGACATGACCTTGTCGCGCAGCTTGGCGCTTGCAATGCGGTCGCTCATGATGCTCCCTCAAATCGTTTCGTGCGGGTAGATAACATTCCCCACAATATTGTGACGTACGCCCCACTGCCAGAATTCGGGCGGAGTGCGTCGTAAAGCAAGTGCTTATCGACGGGACCGTACCCCCGAACGGGCGTAAACCCGACGATTGGACGGGACCCATGCTGCACAGGAAGAATGGGCCGCACTATGACTGCAGTTGCCCCCGCCCTGACAATCGGCGGCATTGACCTGAGCTCCCCCGTCATCCTCGCGCCGATGGCCGGGGTGACAAACATGCCGTTTCGCGTGCTGTGCCGCGAGATCGAAGAGGAGCTCACCGGCACCTCCTCCGGCTTGTATGTCTGCGAGATGATCACGGCGCGCGCCATGGTGGCCCGCAACAAGAAAACCCTGCACATGACCAGCTTCGCCGACGTGGAGACCCCGCGGTCGATGCAGCTGTACACCGTGGACCCGAAGTTCACCTACGAAGCCGTGCGCATGATCGTGGAGGAAAACATCGCCGACCACGTGGACATGAACTTCGGCTGCCCCGTGCCCAAGGTCACCCGCAAAGGCGGCGGCTGCGCCATCCCGTACAAGCGACGCCTCTACGGCAACATCGTCGACGCAGCGGTGCGCGCTGCCGAAGGCTCCGGCATCCCGGTCACGGTGAAGTTCCGCATCGGCATCGACGACGAGCACCACACGCACCTCGATGCGGGAAGGATCGCCGCCGAAGCCGGCGCGGCCGCCGTGGCGCTGCACGCCCGCACCGGCGCCGAGCGCTACTCGGGCACGGCGCACTGGGACGAAATCGGCCGCCTGGTCGAGCATATGGACGGCACCGGCGTGCCCGTTATCGGCAACGGCGACATCTTCGCCGCCGATGACGCGGCGAAGATGATGGAGCAGACCGGCTGCCACGGCGTGGAGGTCGGCCGCGGGTGCCTGGGACGGCCGTGGCTGTTCGCCCAACTCGGCGCTCAGCTGCGCGGCGAGGAGATCCCGCCGGAGCCCACCCTGGGGCAGGTTGCAAGCATCATCTACCGCCACGCGGAGCTGCTGGCCGCCCACGACGGCGAGGAACACGCCTGCCGTGACATCCGCAAACACACCGGCTGGTACCTGCGCGGCTTCCCCGTGGGCGGCGAATTCCGCAAGTCGCTAGCCCAGGTCAGCTCCCTAACAGAGCTGAAAGAGCGCCTCGTCCCCATCGCGGACTCTGAAGAGAAGGCCCAGCACGCCGACGACGCCCGTGGGCGTCAGGGCTCCGCCGGCAAGATCGCGCTGCCCGAGGGATGGCTGGACGACCCGCAGGACGACACCGTGCCGGAAGGCGCCGAAATTGAAAATAACGGCGGGTAACACCCCGGTTCCCGTAGCATGTAGCCATGCTACGCACCGTGTACAGGGAACATCTTCAGGCATTCAACGAAGACGTCCTCGAGATGTGCGACTCCGTGCGCGAAGTTATGGAATACGCCACAGCCGCGCTCTTGGAGCAGTCTTTAGAGGACGCCGAGGCAGCCCTCACAGCCACCGACGCGCTCAAGGAGATCGGCCAGCGCTGCGAAGAACGCAGCATGAGCCTGCTCGCGCTGCACAGCCCCGTCGCTTACGACCTGCGCCAAGTGGTCTCCGCGATCTACATCGTGGAAAGCTTCGAACGCATGGGGTCCCTTGCAAAGAACATTGCGCTGTTAGCCCGCCTGCGCCACCCCTCCCCCGTCTACCCTGAGCAGCTGCATGGCTACGTCCAGGAGCTCGTCCGCCTCGTCTACGAGATGGGTGCCGCGACGCGGAAACTGCTGGTCGAGCCTGACGCGGACGCTGCCGTGGAGCTGCACACTATCGACGAAGGTGTGGACGATATGAAGGCATTCCTCAGCACCCTGGTCACCGACCGGGAATGGCAGTTCACCAACCGGGAAGCCGTCGACGTGTCTATGCTGGCGCGCTACTACGAACGCTACGCCGACCGCTGCGTCAGCGTGGGCCGCCGCATGGTCTTCCTCATCACCGGGCTCAAACCTGAGGCGTACGTGCAGCAGCGAGACGAGGTGGACTACGACCCGGCGGAGAAATTCGCCACCATCGAGCGCAAGTTCCGCATCCAGAAATAGGTGCAAAAGGGCGACGCCCCTTACGGTGCGTGGTGCACCGTAGGGGGCGTCGGAAAGCGGAATGCTTTAGCCGAAGCGACCGGAGATGTAGTCCTCGGTCTCCTTCTGCTCCGGGTTCTCGAAGATGGTGGTGGTGTCGTTGAACTCCACCAGGTGGCCCGGCTTGCCGGTGGCCTCGAGGGAGAAGAAGGCGGTCTTGTCGGACACACGCGCAGCCTGCTGCATGTTGTGGGTCACGATCACGATGGTGTACTCGTTCTTCAGCTCGTGGATGAGGTCCTCCACGGCCAGGGTGGAGATCGGGTCCAGGGCGGAGCAGGGCTCGTCCATAAGCAGAACTTCAGGGCGCACCGCGATCGCACGCGCGATGCACAGACGCTGCTGCTGACCGCCGGAGAGGCCGCCGCCCGGCTTGTCCAGGCGGTCCTTGACCTCTTCCCACAGGTTCGCACCGCGCAGGGACTGCTCGGCGACCTCCCTGAGCTTCTTCTTGTCCTTCTCGCCGGACAGGCGCAGCCCTGCCACGACGTTGTCCTCGATGGACATGGTCGGGAACGGGTTAGCCTTCTGGAACACCATGCCGATGGTGTTGCGCACGGCGACCGGGTCGACGTTCTTGCCGTAAATGTCGTTGCCGTCGAGGCGGATTTCGCCCTCCACGTACGCGCCGGGGATGACCTCGTGCATGCGGTTCAGGGTGCGCAGCACGGTGGACTTGCCGCAGCCGGACGGGCCGATGAAGGCGGTCACAGCCTTGGACGGGATCTGCATGTTGACGTTCTGCACGGCGTGGAAGTCGCCGTAGTAGATGTTGACGTCGTTGAGTTCGAGCTTGGTAGACATCTGGGTATCTCCTGGGTGGGTGTGGGAACGCGGGTGGGTTACTTCTTGACCGAGAAGCGCTTCGCCACGAAACGTGCGAGCAGGTTCAGGGTGACAACGAGGATCACGAGCGTCAGCGCCGCGCCCCAGAGTCGGTCGTTTGCCGGGCCGGTTGCACCGGACTTCCACATGTCCAGCATGAACAGCGGCAGTGAGGACTGCGGCTTGTCAAACATGTTGAACCAGTTGGTGGTCGGGGTGGAGCCGACGAGGATCAGCACCGGGGCGGACTCGCCCATCACACGAGCGATGGCGAGCATGACACCGGTGACGATGCCGGACAGCGCAGTCGGCAGCACGATGCGCATGATGGTCTTCCACTTCGGAACACCCAGTGCGTAGGATGCCTCGCGCAGGTCCATCGGAACCACGCGCAGCATCTCCTCGGTGTTGCGGACCACAACCGGGATCATGAGCAGGATCAGCGAAAGCGACACCGCGAAGCCGGAGCGCTGCTGGCCCAGGATAGTAATCCACAGGGCGTAGACGAACAGCGCCGCAACGATGGACGGCACACCGGAGAGGATGTCCACCATGAAGGTGGTCATTTTGCCCAGCTTGTTGCCGTTGGAGTACTCCACCAGGTAGATCGCGGTGAAGATGCCGATCGGGATGGAAAACAGCGACGCAACTAGCGTCTGCATGAGGGTACCGGCGATGGCGTGGAGTGCGCCGCCGCCTTCCTTGGATGAGCGGACGCCGACCATGTCCTGGGTCCACCAGGCCGGGTCGATCACGGCGCCCAGGCCGCGGGAGACCACAGTGATGAGCAGCCAGAGCAGCGGGATCAGCGCGAGGATCATGCACAGCCACATCAGGCCACCCATGATGGAGTTGGTGGTCTTGCGGCTTGAAGCGATGTCCGTGAACGGGCTCTCGCCGGTGCCGCGAGAGCTGCGTGCCGGAGCGGGGTTTTTGATAGCTACCTCGGAGGAGCCGTTATTCGGTACTGCAGTAGACATTTCTGCTTTCCGCTCCTTACTTGTTAACGATCGCGCGCGCGATCGAGTTGACGATGAAGGTCAGCAGGAACAGCACCAGGCCGGCTGCGATGTAGGCACCTGCGGAGACCGGGTTGCTGAACTCCGCGGCGGCGTTGGCGATCGCGGTGGCGAAGGTGGTGCCGCCGTCGAACAGGGAGCCGCGGAAGTCGTTCGCCGGTGCCACGGCCATGTACAGTGCCATGGTTTCACCCAGTGCGCGACCCAGGCCCAGCATGGAACCGGCGATGAAGCCGGACATGCCGAACGGGATCACGGTCATGCGGATAACTTCCCAGCGGGTGGCGCCGAGCGCCAGTGCAGACTCGATCTGGCCGGGAGGGGTCTGCACGAAGATCTCGCGGGCGGTTGCGGCGATGATCGGCAGAATCATGATGGCCAGGACGATGCCACCGGTCATCATGTTGCGGGCCGTGGAGAACGGCGGGGAGTTTTGGTAGGTGGCGAACAGGAAGAAGTCGCCGCCCCAGCTGTTGACCCACTTGTAAAAGTCGCCCAGCAGCGGACCGAGCACCTGCGCGCCCCACAGGCCGTAGACGATCGACGGCACGGCGGCGAGCAGGTCCACCAGGGTGCCCAGCGGGCGAACCAGCTTCTCCGGACAGTAGTTGGACAAAAACAGCGCCACGCCGAGCGCAATCGGCATCGCGATGATCAGCGCGATGAGGGAGATGGTCACCGTGGAGAGGAACATGTTCGGAATGCCGAACTTCATCGCCTCCAGGTTCGCCGTCTGCCACTGGCCGCCGTAGGTGAGGAAGCCCAGCACGCCACGGTCGTTACGCATCAGGGGCGGGAGGGCCTGGATGAGCAGGAAGATGCCGATCGCCGCGACCAGCACAGTGATTAGGGTTGCGGAGGTGGTGGAGAGGAACTCGAAGACGCGGTCGCCGGGGCGCTTCACGCCGGCACCTTTGCCGGATTCGCCCGTCAGGGGAGCCTTTTCCTCGTGCTCCTTGGTCAGAGTGGTGCCCGTGGAGTTCTGGTTTACAGGATCAGTGGTGTTCGCGGGCCCTGCACCGCGGTCGAGGTGATCGTTAGCAGCCATTTGCTCGAATCCTTCGAAGATGAATCATTGTGGACGGCGGAAATTGGGGCTCGCGCTCCGCGTCTCCGCATAGAGAGACCCCCCGAGATCGCAATCTGAGGGGGTCTATCTGCCTACCGCGGCGTTAAAGACCGCGGAGGCCGGTTTGCCAGCGTTTACTTGATGGCGTTGATAGCCTCACGCAGACGCTCAGCGTGTGCACCCTTGACCGGGATGAAGCCCTCGGAAGCGAGCTCCTCATCCTGGCTGTCCAGTGCGACGTTCAGGAAGTCCTTGACCATCTTGGAGGTGGACTCGTCGTAGCCTGCGGAGCAGACGATCTCGTAGGTGGTCAGGACCAGCGGGTAGGCGCCAGCGACGTCGGTCTGGAACAGCTTGTCAGCGTCGACGACCATGTTGTGGCCCTCGGTCTTGAACTCAAGGTTGTCCAGGGTCTTCTCAACAGCCTCGTCGGTCAGCTCGACCGGGCCGCCACCGAAGTCGATGTTGGCCTTCTTGTCAGCGAAGCCAGCCTCAACGTAGGTGATTGCACCCTCGGTTGCGTTGACCTCCTGTGCCACACCGGAGGAGCCGTTGGCGCCGGTGCCCACAGCGTTCGGGAATGCCTTGCCGGTGGACTCCCACTTGCCGTCGGAAGCGGCAGCCAGGAACTTCTGGAAGTTGTCGGAGGTGCCGGACTCGTCGGAGCGGTAGAAGACGTTGATCGGAGCGTCCGGAAGCTCAACGCCCTCGTTGTTCTCTGCGATCTTCGGGTCGTTCCAGGTGGTGATGACGCCCTGGAAGATCTCGACGATGTTGTCGATGGACAGGTTCAGCTCGTCCACGCCCTCGAGGTTGTAGGCGATGGCGACCGGGCCGACGACGAACGGCAGGTGCCAAGCCTCGTTGCCGCCGCAGCGCTCTGCAGCAGCCTCAACCTGGTCGTCCTTCAGCGGGGAGTCGGAGCCAGCGAAGACAGCCTGGTTGGCGATGAAGTTCTTCTGGCCGGAGCCGGAGCCGGACGGGGTGTAGGCCAGCTGAGCACCCGGAACCTCGGATGCGTAGACGGACGCGAAGTAGTCCATCGCGTTCTGCTGGGAGGAAGCGCCCTCAGCAACGAGGGT
It includes:
- the zupT gene encoding zinc transporter ZupT, with product MNVALAFGLSLFAGLSTGLGGLLVALKRNPSDKFLAASLGFSAGVMVYISLVELLPEGVASLGGDDRAQVWGTVAFFAGIAVIALIDRFVPEEINPHEDPSGGKTMRNVGVVTGLAIAVHNFPEGFASFIAALEDPALGLPIAIAIAIHNIPEGVAVAVPLRQATGQKWKAAGWATLSGLAEPLGALIGFLLLRPFLGPETLGVAYAAIAGIMVFVSLDKLLPTAIQTGRHHTAIYGLIAGMAVMAVSLLVLPG
- a CDS encoding alpha-keto acid decarboxylase family protein — its product is MTTTVGHYLATRLEQIGLDHYFQVPGDYNLQLLDELLKNDNLKMMSCTNELNAAYAAEGYARANGASACVITFNVGAFSALNGVAGAYAERLPMIFISAGYNTNDEASGRFLHHTIGTTDYSYQEEMFRPVTCKTVRILTAEEAPSLIDDAIATALRESKPCYIEIASNLADAECADPQPRTFERAWEVDYDQEAVERAASEIAERINAAEKPLLLAGPHLRPYGAIDAFKRVAETIGCAVAVQPNAKSFFPEDHPQFIGHYLGNSSAPGAEAMVDLADCVLAAGPMFTDYSTVGWTTTVPNDSGYIAVAEDGVTTPGAKYTNLPIAAVLEALEAKVERNTATLDQYNRDDITGEAADYTPAEDSAPLTRAEMVHQINELISADSTLFAETGDSWFNGMHMQLPGGAGFEIEMQWGAIGWSVPSAHGYAIAKGNEHHTILMVGDGSFQLTAQEVCNMIRYEDNITVIVVNNKGYVIESALHEGPYNYYKNWDYAGLVSAFNAGDGEGIGITATTAGELRQALRIASENTRRPVVIEAQIPHDDMTQDLVKWGKPVSAAIGRPPASAQ
- a CDS encoding acetyl-CoA hydrolase/transferase family protein, yielding MSDRIASAKLRDKVMSAEEAVQFVNHGDKVGTSGFTGAGYPKALPAAIAEKAKAAHDKGQDFSIDMYTGASTAPECDGVLAEAGALRYRMPYQSDPTMRKKINAGEMKFQDIHLSHSGMLVEQGFFGEVDLAIVEAVRITEEGNIVPSSSVGNSVEFLNAAKKIIIEVNEWQSEELEGMHDIWTVPPLPNRIPIPITKCGDRIGTTYIEIDPEKVIAVVKTDAPDRNAPFKAPDEISEQIAGNFLDFLENEVKAGRLAYDGYVMQSGVGNVPNAVMAGLMDSKFENIQAYTEVIQDGMVDLIDAGKMTVASATSFSLSPEYAEKMNSEASRYRESIILRPQSISNHPEVIRRTGLIASNGMIEADIYGNANSTHINGSRLMNALGGSGDFTRNAYISSFISPSVAKDGAISAIVPFASHIDHNEHDAMVFITEYGVADLRGLAPRDRVAKMISIAHPSYRPLLEEYVELASKCKYQATPHDLRHAFDFHLRMEETGTMLKQD
- the dusB gene encoding tRNA dihydrouridine synthase DusB, which produces MTAVAPALTIGGIDLSSPVILAPMAGVTNMPFRVLCREIEEELTGTSSGLYVCEMITARAMVARNKKTLHMTSFADVETPRSMQLYTVDPKFTYEAVRMIVEENIADHVDMNFGCPVPKVTRKGGGCAIPYKRRLYGNIVDAAVRAAEGSGIPVTVKFRIGIDDEHHTHLDAGRIAAEAGAAAVALHARTGAERYSGTAHWDEIGRLVEHMDGTGVPVIGNGDIFAADDAAKMMEQTGCHGVEVGRGCLGRPWLFAQLGAQLRGEEIPPEPTLGQVASIIYRHAELLAAHDGEEHACRDIRKHTGWYLRGFPVGGEFRKSLAQVSSLTELKERLVPIADSEEKAQHADDARGRQGSAGKIALPEGWLDDPQDDTVPEGAEIENNGG
- a CDS encoding phosphate signaling complex PhoU family protein: MLRTVYREHLQAFNEDVLEMCDSVREVMEYATAALLEQSLEDAEAALTATDALKEIGQRCEERSMSLLALHSPVAYDLRQVVSAIYIVESFERMGSLAKNIALLARLRHPSPVYPEQLHGYVQELVRLVYEMGAATRKLLVEPDADAAVELHTIDEGVDDMKAFLSTLVTDREWQFTNREAVDVSMLARYYERYADRCVSVGRRMVFLITGLKPEAYVQQRDEVDYDPAEKFATIERKFRIQK
- the pstB gene encoding phosphate ABC transporter ATP-binding protein PstB, producing the protein MSTKLELNDVNIYYGDFHAVQNVNMQIPSKAVTAFIGPSGCGKSTVLRTLNRMHEVIPGAYVEGEIRLDGNDIYGKNVDPVAVRNTIGMVFQKANPFPTMSIEDNVVAGLRLSGEKDKKKLREVAEQSLRGANLWEEVKDRLDKPGGGLSGGQQQRLCIARAIAVRPEVLLMDEPCSALDPISTLAVEDLIHELKNEYTIVIVTHNMQQAARVSDKTAFFSLEATGKPGHLVEFNDTTTIFENPEQKETEDYISGRFG
- the pstA gene encoding phosphate ABC transporter permease PstA yields the protein MGGLMWLCMILALIPLLWLLITVVSRGLGAVIDPAWWTQDMVGVRSSKEGGGALHAIAGTLMQTLVASLFSIPIGIFTAIYLVEYSNGNKLGKMTTFMVDILSGVPSIVAALFVYALWITILGQQRSGFAVSLSLILLMIPVVVRNTEEMLRVVPMDLREASYALGVPKWKTIMRIVLPTALSGIVTGVMLAIARVMGESAPVLILVGSTPTTNWFNMFDKPQSSLPLFMLDMWKSGATGPANDRLWGAALTLVILVVTLNLLARFVAKRFSVKK
- the pstC gene encoding phosphate ABC transporter permease subunit PstC, whose product is MAANDHLDRGAGPANTTDPVNQNSTGTTLTKEHEEKAPLTGESGKGAGVKRPGDRVFEFLSTTSATLITVLVAAIGIFLLIQALPPLMRNDRGVLGFLTYGGQWQTANLEAMKFGIPNMFLSTVTISLIALIIAMPIALGVALFLSNYCPEKLVRPLGTLVDLLAAVPSIVYGLWGAQVLGPLLGDFYKWVNSWGGDFFLFATYQNSPPFSTARNMMTGGIVLAIMILPIIAATAREIFVQTPPGQIESALALGATRWEVIRMTVIPFGMSGFIAGSMLGLGRALGETMALYMAVAPANDFRGSLFDGGTTFATAIANAAAEFSNPVSAGAYIAAGLVLFLLTFIVNSIARAIVNK
- the pstS gene encoding phosphate ABC transporter substrate-binding protein PstS codes for the protein MIRNFKRTAAIAGVVALSSASLVACGDSEDNAATEAVESATEAVSSDDKDGKDGDAKSGDYELSGQEGTLVAEGASSQQNAMDYFASVYASEVPGAQLAYTPSGSGSGQKNFIANQAVFAGSDSPLKDDQVEAAAERCGGNEAWHLPFVVGPVAIAYNLEGVDELNLSIDNIVEIFQGVITTWNDPKIAENNEGVELPDAPINVFYRSDESGTSDNFQKFLAAASDGKWESTGKAFPNAVGTGANGSSGVAQEVNATEGAITYVEAGFADKKANIDFGGGPVELTDEAVEKTLDNLEFKTEGHNMVVDADKLFQTDVAGAYPLVLTTYEIVCSAGYDESTSKMVKDFLNVALDSQDEELASEGFIPVKGAHAERLREAINAIK